One window of the Candidatus Thermoplasmatota archaeon genome contains the following:
- a CDS encoding HNH endonuclease, with product MLFVPGRKYRRKLLHDLFGGQRRGGISTPAKHPVIFIFTGEAGHEYGYKDGWKDAFFCYTGVGRHGDMEMAGGNRAIMDHMRNRKELHLFKMLRGPLVEYVGQMACVGVKEEYGPDEDGKERRIFRFILMPVREGLFPML from the coding sequence ATGCTATTCGTTCCAGGACGGAAGTACCGCCGCAAGCTGCTGCACGACCTCTTCGGCGGGCAGCGCCGCGGGGGCATAAGCACGCCCGCCAAGCATCCGGTCATCTTCATCTTCACGGGCGAGGCGGGGCATGAGTACGGCTACAAGGACGGCTGGAAGGACGCGTTCTTCTGCTACACGGGAGTGGGAAGGCACGGGGACATGGAGATGGCAGGCGGGAATCGAGCGATCATGGACCACATGAGGAACCGCAAGGAGCTGCACCTGTTCAAGATGCTTCGCGGCCCGCTAGTGGAATACGTCGGGCAGATGGCCTGCGTCGGCGTGAAGGAGGAATATGGTCCGGACGAGGATGGAAAGGAGCGCAGGATATTCCGCTTCATCCTGATGCCCGTGAGGGAAGGGCTTTTTCCGATGCTTTAA
- a CDS encoding PKD domain-containing protein has translation MKIRIFAVVFLLCAGMLAALPGGVADFTDDFEDGVIGSEWIISEWGGLNGTEVGGKLIMNGTYDPGETAPNTGGWNQYWMFYNASFTGFLDISVTSNITSYTGQEMAVGLAVIENTSVIWDNVTSWVQFNHTSGVSAVGEMHSWHNLSAVKTVFDSRTVTVGEAHTHRMVVHENKSIQLILDGATKGWWSISYPQYYPCIHIGLLASGASIEVEFDDFVLVTDANPTAVLTPTSTNLDVGELVGFDGSQSSYGVGSIEAYSFDFGDGNSSGWIDDSFTTHSYAAEGSYDARLKVRADNGKESEWVSVTICVDCAMPIAQYSVVLPAWVPLLTHHAIGFTANGSSDADGTVVGHLFDFGDGSTSGWVMFPYVSHSYDDDGTYATRAKVLDDDGHESAWSEIVNVTIENRSPHPLLWAGAHEVEVNESVYFDGLFSFDEDGCVTEYYIDLGDGTPAAWSTFQSVHHAFAEVGSYHVSLMVRDDDGRVSDVTGTTIVVTGKMVDQEAEDYSWWVVILLLLIILLLVIVVLFLQWRLVTQREGPEEPPPAEEPE, from the coding sequence ATGAAGATTCGGATATTCGCAGTCGTGTTTCTCTTGTGCGCAGGAATGCTCGCTGCTCTTCCGGGCGGCGTCGCCGATTTCACCGACGACTTCGAGGACGGGGTCATCGGCAGCGAGTGGATCATCAGCGAATGGGGCGGGCTCAACGGAACGGAGGTCGGCGGGAAGCTCATCATGAACGGGACCTATGATCCAGGAGAGACGGCACCCAATACCGGGGGCTGGAATCAATACTGGATGTTCTACAACGCAAGCTTCACGGGATTTCTGGATATATCTGTGACAAGCAACATCACCAGCTACACGGGGCAGGAAATGGCCGTGGGTCTCGCCGTGATAGAGAACACCTCTGTGATATGGGACAACGTCACAAGCTGGGTGCAGTTCAACCATACCTCTGGGGTCAGCGCGGTGGGGGAAATGCACTCCTGGCATAACTTGTCCGCTGTCAAGACAGTGTTCGACAGCAGGACTGTGACCGTAGGTGAAGCCCACACCCACAGGATGGTCGTGCACGAGAACAAGAGCATACAGCTCATTCTGGACGGCGCGACCAAGGGATGGTGGAGCATTTCGTACCCGCAGTACTATCCCTGCATCCATATCGGGCTATTGGCTTCCGGCGCGTCCATTGAGGTCGAGTTCGACGACTTCGTCCTGGTCACCGACGCGAATCCAACCGCAGTCCTCACACCAACGAGCACGAACCTCGACGTCGGCGAGCTCGTCGGCTTCGACGGCAGCCAATCCTCGTACGGGGTCGGTTCGATTGAGGCGTACTCCTTCGACTTCGGGGACGGCAACTCCTCCGGCTGGATCGATGACTCCTTCACCACGCACAGCTACGCTGCGGAGGGCTCCTACGACGCCCGCCTGAAGGTGAGGGCGGACAACGGCAAGGAGAGCGAGTGGGTGAGCGTCACGATATGCGTCGACTGCGCAATGCCCATCGCCCAGTACTCAGTCGTTCTGCCCGCATGGGTGCCGCTGCTGACGCACCACGCGATAGGGTTCACAGCCAACGGCTCCTCGGACGCTGACGGCACGGTGGTCGGCCACCTCTTCGACTTCGGCGACGGCAGCACGAGCGGCTGGGTGATGTTCCCGTACGTGTCCCACTCGTACGACGATGACGGGACCTACGCCACGCGGGCGAAGGTGCTTGACGACGACGGGCACGAGTCCGCCTGGAGCGAGATCGTCAACGTCACGATCGAAAACCGAAGTCCACATCCCCTCCTGTGGGCGGGGGCCCACGAGGTCGAGGTCAACGAGAGCGTCTACTTCGACGGCTTGTTTTCCTTCGATGAGGACGGCTGCGTAACGGAGTACTACATCGACTTAGGGGACGGAACGCCGGCCGCATGGTCGACCTTCCAGTCGGTGCATCACGCCTTCGCGGAGGTGGGGTCCTATCATGTCTCGCTGATGGTACGCGACGACGACGGGCGCGTGAGTGACGTGACCGGGACGACCATCGTCGTGACCGGGAAGATGGTGGACCAAGAGGCGGAGGACTACTCCTGGTGGGTCGTCATCCTCCTTCTGCTCATCATCCTGCTCCTCGTGATTGTGGTCCTGTTCCTGCAGTGGAGGCTGGTCACGCAGCGGGAGGGGCCCGAAGAGCCGCCGCCGGCGGAAGAACCAGAATAG
- a CDS encoding dsRNA-specific ribonuclease: MVSGIDESHGEKARAVEGILGYEFTDKQLLIRALTREAYAKERRDEGDECEGQEALETLGDAILGAAVTDLLFRSGCETGHDISTRRDRLINDYHLAEVAKNSGIAPYIILNGGEEKGGRREEPSILADTLEALIGAVHVDGGFDAAKKVVEERFEIR; this comes from the coding sequence ATGGTTTCAGGAATCGACGAATCTCACGGTGAGAAGGCGAGGGCAGTTGAGGGCATCTTGGGATATGAGTTCACCGACAAGCAACTGCTGATCCGGGCCCTCACGCGAGAGGCGTATGCGAAGGAGCGCAGGGACGAGGGCGATGAGTGCGAGGGTCAGGAAGCGCTCGAAACGCTCGGAGACGCGATCCTCGGAGCCGCAGTGACTGACCTGCTGTTCCGCTCCGGGTGTGAGACAGGCCACGACATATCAACGAGAAGAGACCGGCTTATCAACGATTACCATCTGGCAGAGGTCGCCAAGAACTCGGGAATCGCACCGTACATAATACTGAACGGCGGAGAGGAGAAAGGGGGAAGGAGGGAGGAACCCAGCATTCTCGCCGACACCCTCGAAGCCCTCATCGGGGCGGTCCACGTTGATGGCGGGTTCGACGCAGCCAAGAAGGTCGTGGAGGAGCGCTTCGAAATAAGATGA
- a CDS encoding sugar phosphate isomerase/epimerase — MKLKLGISIYSVPDRSIDTLGDFVQENDFDAIELWDSPLPKRNAKSHKYLESGDRDLSVHAPLLNLGDEGLFRSNVQGLRKTIERAGAYGARNVVLHTGILAGPDVSGGVDLAKKVVDSNLDSLDECDIMLCLENVGYLGDDLISDFEQLAALVDCFPSHMVGVVFDVSHANITGGVESGIEVLRDRIEYVHLSDNLGERKVHHMPIGEGNIDFRHLERCPSLDDHAGILEITPGSNWQKSLLDSRRVLQELDLA; from the coding sequence ATGAAACTCAAACTAGGCATTTCAATCTACAGCGTTCCAGACCGATCCATCGATACGCTAGGTGACTTCGTCCAGGAGAACGATTTCGATGCGATAGAACTGTGGGATTCTCCCCTGCCCAAGAGGAACGCGAAATCACACAAGTACCTGGAGAGCGGAGATAGGGATCTATCTGTTCATGCACCTCTTCTAAACCTTGGCGATGAAGGCCTGTTCAGAAGCAACGTTCAAGGTCTCAGAAAGACAATAGAGAGGGCTGGCGCGTATGGAGCTAGAAATGTTGTACTTCACACTGGCATACTGGCTGGACCGGATGTTTCTGGAGGAGTTGATCTAGCCAAGAAAGTCGTTGACTCCAATCTGGATTCACTGGATGAGTGTGATATCATGCTCTGTTTGGAGAATGTGGGCTATCTGGGAGACGACCTTATATCGGATTTTGAGCAGCTTGCTGCGTTGGTTGACTGTTTCCCCTCACATATGGTGGGTGTTGTGTTTGATGTTTCCCACGCCAACATTACCGGGGGAGTTGAATCTGGCATTGAAGTCCTGAGAGATCGTATTGAGTACGTTCACCTATCAGATAACCTTGGAGAACGGAAGGTCCACCACATGCCCATTGGGGAAGGGAATATCGACTTCAGGCATCTGGAAAGATGTCCATCCCTGGATGATCATGCGGGCATACTGGAGATTACCCCGGGCAGCAACTGGCAAAAGAGTTTGCTGGACAGCAGAAGAGTTCTGCAGGAGTTAGACCTTGCATAG
- a CDS encoding leucine-rich repeat domain-containing protein, with amino-acid sequence KIIGYNPFTGCSSLTLTNHSPEYAYENGALYDREKTELIFFAVRNPAEVFVIPDTVQRIGRSAFFGCSNLKEVVIPKGVSKIERSAFANCANLQEVSIPRSLESLGEWAFMNCTNLNSITLPESTSTESHTFLNCPAEIRRMGNHR; translated from the coding sequence GAAGATCATCGGTTACAATCCGTTTACCGGTTGCTCTTCCCTTACCTTGACAAACCATAGCCCAGAGTACGCCTATGAGAACGGGGCATTGTACGACAGAGAGAAAACCGAACTGATATTCTTCGCTGTTCGGAATCCAGCAGAGGTCTTCGTGATTCCAGATACCGTCCAGAGAATCGGAAGAAGCGCGTTCTTCGGGTGTTCAAATCTTAAGGAGGTTGTGATACCGAAAGGGGTTTCGAAGATAGAGCGAAGTGCTTTCGCCAACTGTGCGAATCTGCAGGAAGTCTCTATTCCAAGAAGTTTGGAGAGCCTGGGAGAATGGGCCTTTATGAATTGCACCAATCTGAACAGTATCACTCTGCCAGAGAGCACATCAACAGAATCCCATACGTTCCTTAACTGTCCTGCTGAAATAAGAAGGATGGGAAACCATAGGTAA